The genomic segment CGGAGGCGTTCATGGGCGAAGTTGGGTAGAGAATTGTACTCAGTCAGAAAGTTAAGACATTTTAACCATCCTGTCCAGCAACCAATCTTAAACCAGGCGATCGCAAACCGCAGCGTCGACTTAGGGCAGTTCGTGAACTGGAAATCCTCCTCGGAATACAAATCTCAGCTCCATTGGTACTAAAAACACCGCTCTTGAGCGGTTGGGGTCAAGGCTCACGGTAAACTAGAAAACAAAGGCTGAGCCTTGGGCTAGGTCTCACTCCCTAGGTCTTTAGCCTTCTATCCCTATCGTCAACCTACCGTGACCCTAAGCGTAAACCCAGCCGCCACCGCCGTTTCCCGCTCTCTCACCGCCGGGCTCCAGCCCTGGCCAGGTTTGATTGAGGCCTATCGATCCTATCTACCTGTTTCCGATCAGACCCCGGTGGTTACCCTGTGCGAGGGCAACACGCCGCTGATTCCCATGCCAGTCCTGGCTCAACACATCGGTAAAGATGTAAAGGTGTGGGTCAAGTACGACGGTCTCAACCCCACTGGCAGCTTTAAGGATCGGGGCATGACCATGGCTATCTCCAAGGCCAAAGAGGCCGGGGCCGAAGCGGTAATCTGCGCCAGCACGGGCAACACCTCGGCCGCTGCTGCCGCCTACGCCCGCCGAGGCGGGATGCGGGCCTTTGTGCTGATTCCCGATGGCTATGTGGCGCTCGGTAAGCTGGCTCAAGCCTTGCTCTACGGGGCCGAAGTGCTAGCCATCAACGGCAACTTTGACGATGCGCTTACCATGGTGCAGGAGTTGGCGAAGGATTACCCCATTACCCTGGTCAACTCAGTCAATCCCTACCGCCTAGAGGGGCAGAAGACCGGGGCCTTTGAAATTATCGACGCTATGGGCGATGCCCCCCACTGGCTGTGTATTCCAGTGGGCAACGCGGGCAACATTACCGCTTATTGGATGGGATTTTGTGAGTACCATCAGCAGCGCAAATGCAGTCGCCTACCCCGCATGATGGGCTTTCAGGCCGCTGGGGCTGCCCCCCTAGTGAATGGTCACGTGGTGCGCGACCCACAAACCCTCGCTACCGCTATTCGCATCGGTAACCCCGCTAGCTGGACCAAGGCCGAAGCGGTGCGCGATGCCAGCCAGGGTGAGTTTAACGCCGTTACCGATGCAGAAATTTTGGACGCCTACCGCCTGCTAGCCCTAGAGGGGGTGTTTTGCGAACCCGCTAGCGCCGCTTCGGTAGCAGGGCTGCTAAAGGTCAAAGACCAGGTGCCCGCCGGGATCAATATCGTCTGTGTGTTGACCGGCAACGGCTTGAAAGACCCTGACACCGCGATCGCCCACAGCAACA from the Nodosilinea sp. FACHB-141 genome contains:
- the thrC gene encoding threonine synthase, with translation MTLSVNPAATAVSRSLTAGLQPWPGLIEAYRSYLPVSDQTPVVTLCEGNTPLIPMPVLAQHIGKDVKVWVKYDGLNPTGSFKDRGMTMAISKAKEAGAEAVICASTGNTSAAAAAYARRGGMRAFVLIPDGYVALGKLAQALLYGAEVLAINGNFDDALTMVQELAKDYPITLVNSVNPYRLEGQKTGAFEIIDAMGDAPHWLCIPVGNAGNITAYWMGFCEYHQQRKCSRLPRMMGFQAAGAAPLVNGHVVRDPQTLATAIRIGNPASWTKAEAVRDASQGEFNAVTDAEILDAYRLLALEGVFCEPASAASVAGLLKVKDQVPAGINIVCVLTGNGLKDPDTAIAHSNNQVKGGLNPDPDILAKAMGF